Proteins encoded together in one Prochlorococcus marinus str. GP2 window:
- the gmd gene encoding GDP-mannose 4,6-dehydratase has protein sequence MNKRKKALITGITGQDGSYLAELLIKKNYEVHGIKRRSSNFNTKRIDHLYQDPHKKKLDLILHYGDLTDSTNILNIIQKVSPDEIYNLGAQSHVSVSFESPEYTANCDALGPLRILEAVRILNLTNKTKIYQASTSELYGITKCSPQNETTPFYPRSPYAAAKLYAYWITVNYREAYGMFACNGILFNHESERRGETFVTRKITRGLSRVNLGLDDCIYLGNLDSKRDWGHAKDYVEMQWMMLQQKKPKDYVIATGRTETVRRFVELSSIELGWNSKKNSPGIIWKGEGLSEVGVRADNGKIVVKIDPRYFRPTEVDLLLGDSSKANKELGWRPTTTLEQLVSEMIKNDSNDAKKELILKNKGFSTLNSVETIPNIMN, from the coding sequence ATGAATAAAAGAAAGAAAGCACTTATTACTGGGATTACTGGTCAAGATGGTAGTTATCTTGCTGAACTTTTAATTAAAAAAAATTATGAAGTTCATGGAATCAAGAGAAGATCTAGTAATTTCAACACAAAAAGGATTGATCATCTTTATCAGGATCCTCATAAAAAGAAACTAGATTTAATTCTGCACTATGGTGACCTTACTGACAGCACAAATATCTTAAATATTATTCAAAAGGTATCTCCAGACGAGATTTATAATCTTGGTGCTCAAAGTCATGTTTCAGTAAGTTTTGAATCTCCTGAATATACAGCGAATTGTGATGCTTTAGGTCCATTAAGGATTCTTGAAGCAGTGAGAATATTAAATTTAACAAACAAGACAAAAATATACCAAGCCAGTACGAGTGAACTATATGGCATTACAAAGTGTTCGCCTCAAAATGAAACAACACCTTTTTATCCAAGAAGTCCTTATGCTGCAGCGAAATTATATGCTTATTGGATAACTGTCAACTATAGAGAAGCATATGGAATGTTCGCCTGTAATGGAATTTTATTTAATCATGAATCAGAAAGACGTGGAGAGACTTTCGTTACAAGAAAAATAACGCGAGGCTTATCAAGAGTTAATCTAGGTTTAGATGATTGCATTTATCTTGGGAACCTTGACTCAAAAAGGGATTGGGGGCATGCAAAAGATTACGTTGAAATGCAGTGGATGATGTTGCAACAAAAAAAGCCAAAAGATTATGTCATAGCTACAGGGAGGACGGAGACAGTAAGGAGATTTGTTGAATTAAGTTCGATAGAACTTGGATGGAATAGTAAAAAAAACTCTCCTGGTATAATTTGGAAAGGCGAAGGGCTAAGCGAGGTTGGGGTAAGAGCTGATAACGGTAAAATTGTTGTGAAGATTGATCCGAGATATTTCCGTCCTACTGAAGTAGATTTACTTTTAGGAGATTCTAGTAAGGCGAATAAAGAACTTGGATGGAGACCAACGACAACCTTGGAGCAATTAGTATCTGAAATGATCAAAAATGATTCCAATGACGCCAAAAAGGAATTAATTTTAAAAAACAAAGGCTTCTCAACACTCAATTCAGTTGAAACGATACCAAACATAATGAATTAA
- a CDS encoding mannose-1-phosphate guanylyltransferase/mannose-6-phosphate isomerase, with protein MFETKTNSYINKNIFPVLLSGGSGTRLWPLSRSSYPKQYLTLNKNSKYTLLQETYLRLKGIKFLKNPIIICNEEQRFIVAEQMRTINVEPESILLEPCGRNTASAIALAALIGIKEKNDPLLLVLASDHKIEKNKKFRETIEEGIVFANRGRLVTFGVVPSTSETGFGYIESMEELSKETKSSDIKSFIEKPNKELVKKLLKDRHYTWNSGIFLFKASSIISELRKYQPEIVETCEKCLEKKIEDLSFRRIDHNLFKKSPNISIDIAVMEKTKLGTVIPLDVGWNDLGSWKSMWESSFKDVNNNSLEGKTIIKDVKNSYLKSDNRLLVGLGLNNIAAIDTEDAILISNKNSIDSLKDIIKELDKNNYRELKINNKVHRPWGHYVSLMENKNWQVKKIEINPYESISLQMHHHRSEHWVIVSGKAKIEINNETFLMNKNESTYVPQGAKHRLSNPFSFPLILIEVQSGTYLGEDDIVRFEDKYKRNTDNSE; from the coding sequence TTGTTCGAAACTAAAACTAATTCCTACATTAATAAGAATATTTTCCCAGTGCTCCTTTCTGGAGGTTCTGGCACAAGGTTATGGCCACTATCAAGATCATCATATCCTAAACAATATTTAACTTTAAATAAAAATTCCAAATATACTCTTCTTCAAGAGACATATTTAAGACTTAAAGGAATAAAGTTTTTAAAAAATCCCATAATTATATGTAATGAAGAGCAGAGATTCATAGTAGCTGAGCAAATGAGAACTATTAATGTTGAACCGGAATCTATTTTACTTGAGCCCTGTGGAAGAAATACAGCATCTGCAATTGCTTTGGCAGCTTTGATTGGAATTAAGGAAAAAAACGACCCATTATTATTAGTTTTAGCATCAGATCACAAAATTGAAAAAAATAAAAAATTTAGAGAAACAATAGAAGAAGGGATCGTTTTTGCTAATAGAGGAAGATTAGTAACGTTTGGAGTGGTTCCTAGTACATCTGAAACAGGATTTGGTTACATCGAATCAATGGAAGAACTTTCTAAAGAAACAAAATCTAGTGATATTAAGAGTTTTATTGAAAAACCCAACAAGGAATTAGTAAAAAAACTTCTTAAAGATAGGCACTATACATGGAACAGCGGCATTTTTCTTTTTAAAGCATCATCAATAATATCCGAGCTTAGAAAATATCAACCTGAAATTGTTGAAACATGCGAAAAATGTTTAGAAAAAAAAATTGAAGATCTTTCATTTCGAAGGATTGATCATAATCTTTTTAAGAAATCGCCTAACATTTCTATCGATATTGCTGTTATGGAAAAAACCAAATTAGGGACTGTTATACCTTTAGATGTAGGCTGGAATGATCTTGGCAGCTGGAAAAGTATGTGGGAGAGTTCTTTTAAGGATGTAAACAATAATTCCTTAGAGGGTAAAACTATTATTAAAGATGTAAAAAACTCTTATTTAAAAAGTGATAATAGGCTCTTAGTTGGTTTAGGGTTAAATAACATTGCAGCAATTGATACTGAAGATGCAATTTTAATTTCAAATAAAAATTCAATCGACTCACTTAAAGATATCATCAAAGAACTTGATAAAAATAACTATAGAGAACTAAAGATAAATAATAAGGTTCATCGGCCTTGGGGGCATTACGTTTCTCTTATGGAAAATAAAAATTGGCAAGTTAAAAAAATAGAAATAAATCCTTATGAGAGCATTTCACTTCAAATGCATCATCATAGATCCGAACATTGGGTTATAGTTTCAGGTAAAGCTAAGATTGAAATTAATAACGAAACATTTTTAATGAATAAGAATGAAAGCACTTATGTTCCACAAGGAGCAAAGCATCGATTATCAAATCCTTTTTCTTTTCCTCTAATTTTAATAGAAGTTCAAAGCGGAACATACTTAGGGGAAGATGATATTGTAAGATTTGAAGACAAGTATAAAAGAAATACAGATAATTCTGAATGA
- the rsmI gene encoding 16S rRNA (cytidine(1402)-2'-O)-methyltransferase has protein sequence MNKISLSHRGQEPEKGILYLVGTPIGNLSDISSRALNILENVFLIACEDTRQTKKIMNKYGISNRLISFNQINCLSKIPEIISYLKEGNSIALVSDAGLPGICDPGEELVRETNKHNLDTICIPGPCAALTALVSSGLPSSKFIFEGFLPKKKSLRDKALFEISKNEKTTIFFEAPHRLKQTLKGLKEFCGGEREIKVFRELTKKFEEHIGFNIDEVINYFEKKEILGEFTIVLKGIDSLNKQKINEPALKKELNDLIKAGLSLSAASKYLAKKENLTKKVVYNLI, from the coding sequence ATGAATAAAATTTCATTATCTCACAGAGGTCAAGAGCCAGAAAAAGGTATTTTATATCTTGTTGGGACTCCTATTGGAAACCTATCAGATATATCTTCAAGAGCACTAAATATCTTGGAAAATGTTTTCTTGATAGCTTGTGAAGATACCAGACAAACGAAAAAAATAATGAATAAGTATGGGATTTCAAATAGATTGATTAGTTTTAATCAAATAAATTGTTTAAGTAAAATTCCTGAAATTATTAGTTACCTCAAAGAGGGTAATTCCATAGCTCTAGTAAGTGATGCAGGCCTACCAGGAATCTGTGATCCTGGTGAAGAACTTGTTAGAGAAACGAACAAACATAATTTGGATACTATTTGTATTCCTGGTCCTTGTGCCGCATTAACTGCACTCGTCTCAAGTGGCCTACCATCATCTAAATTTATTTTTGAGGGCTTCTTACCTAAAAAGAAGTCACTAAGAGATAAAGCACTTTTTGAAATAAGTAAAAATGAGAAAACTACCATATTTTTTGAAGCCCCGCATCGTTTAAAGCAAACTTTAAAAGGACTTAAAGAATTCTGTGGTGGAGAACGAGAAATAAAAGTTTTTAGAGAATTAACCAAAAAATTTGAGGAACATATAGGTTTTAATATTGATGAAGTAATAAACTATTTTGAAAAAAAAGAAATATTAGGAGAATTCACTATTGTTTTAAAAGGAATAGACTCTTTAAATAAACAGAAAATAAATGAACCAGCATTAAAAAAAGAATTAAATGATCTCATCAAAGCAGGGTTAAGTTTATCAGCCGCTTCAAAATATCTTGCTAAAAAAGAAAACCTTACAAAGAAAGTAGTATATAATTTGATATAA
- a CDS encoding 3'(2'),5'-bisphosphate nucleotidase CysQ has protein sequence MVKVPFCVDTDKLISDLKIISWEAADILLYYSKEIKDIKQKNKIVRNKGLNDPVTLADLKVNELIIKKIRENYSDFEYSILSEENVNLLSNSLCSNCDWLWVLDPLDGTKDFIQGTGNYAMHLALNYKNKPYLGFVLIPSKNELWIANGVQVWGERKDGVILKSKLSQEKNLKDMTIITSKNHRNETLECLINTINFKEKIVMGSIGCKIASIVKGDADIYISLSLPGASSPKDWDFAAPEAILNAAGGAITFIDNKEISYNQENFEQPGIIVASNNKLNHGRICSEIIEIIRNNNLYPI, from the coding sequence ATGGTTAAGGTTCCATTTTGTGTAGATACAGATAAGCTTATAAGTGATTTGAAGATTATAAGTTGGGAAGCTGCTGATATTTTGCTTTACTATTCAAAAGAAATCAAAGATATTAAACAAAAAAATAAGATTGTTAGAAATAAAGGTTTAAATGATCCTGTTACATTAGCAGACCTTAAAGTTAACGAATTAATTATAAAAAAAATTAGAGAAAATTATTCAGACTTTGAATATAGTATTTTGAGTGAAGAAAACGTAAATCTTTTATCTAATAGTCTTTGTTCAAATTGCGATTGGTTATGGGTATTAGATCCTCTTGATGGTACAAAAGATTTTATTCAAGGTACAGGTAATTATGCAATGCATTTGGCATTGAATTATAAAAATAAACCATATTTAGGTTTTGTTTTAATACCATCTAAAAATGAATTATGGATAGCAAATGGAGTGCAGGTTTGGGGTGAAAGAAAAGATGGAGTAATTTTAAAATCAAAATTAAGCCAGGAAAAAAACCTTAAAGACATGACAATAATAACAAGTAAGAATCATAGGAATGAGACCCTTGAGTGTCTTATAAACACAATTAACTTTAAAGAAAAAATTGTAATGGGAAGCATAGGATGTAAGATAGCTTCAATCGTAAAGGGAGATGCTGATATTTATATTTCACTAAGTTTACCAGGTGCAAGTAGCCCAAAAGACTGGGATTTCGCTGCGCCTGAGGCTATATTAAATGCAGCTGGAGGAGCAATAACATTTATAGATAATAAAGAGATTTCTTATAATCAAGAGAATTTCGAGCAGCCAGGAATAATTGTTGCTTCAAACAACAAACTTAATCATGGAAGAATATGTTCGGAAATTATTGAGATAATAAGAAATAACAACCTATATCCTATTTGA
- a CDS encoding polyribonucleotide nucleotidyltransferase, with translation MEGQNKSITFDGREIRLTTGLYAPQANGSVMIECGDTSLLVTATKTIKKEAADFLPLICDYEEKLYAAGRIPGGFMRREGRPPERATLIARLIDRPMRPLFPSWMRDEIQIVASCLSLDERVPADVLAVTGASIATLLAEIPFFGPMAAVRVGLIGDDFILNPSYREIENGDLDLVVAGSPDGIVMIEAGSNQLSEQDTIEAIDFGYEAATELIKAQEDLLKELGIKQDKPSEPAEDKTLSTYLEKNCSKPIDLILKKFDQTKEERDLELEKIKLDVQTKIESLKEDNQLKILTSENDKLIHSDFKKLTKKLMRSQIINDGKRVDGRALDEVRKISAAAGILPKRVHGSALFQRGLTQVLSTTTLGTPSDAQEMDDLNPSTEKTYLHHYNFPSFSVGETRPMRTPGRREIGHGALAERAILPVLPGKEKFPYVLRVVSEVLSSNGSTSMGSVCGSTLSLLDAGVPLKAPVSGTAMGLIKEGKDIRILTDIQGIEDFLGDMDFKVAGTEKGITALQMDMKITGLPVPVISDAIKKARPARLHILEKMQEAIDQPKDSLSPHAPRLLSFRIDPELIGTVIGPGGRTIKGITERTNTKIDIEDGGIVTIASHDGAAAEDAQKIIEGLTRKVHEGEIFSGVVTRIIPIGAFVEILPGKEGMVHISQLSEARVERVEDVVRQGDEVTVRVREIDSRGRINLTLRGVGQNGGMSYPEPTPTPVAPLN, from the coding sequence GTGGAAGGACAAAATAAGTCGATCACGTTTGACGGACGAGAGATACGACTAACTACAGGACTTTATGCTCCTCAAGCGAATGGATCAGTAATGATCGAGTGTGGAGACACATCTTTATTAGTTACAGCAACAAAAACCATAAAGAAGGAAGCTGCTGACTTCCTCCCTCTCATTTGTGATTACGAGGAAAAACTATATGCAGCCGGGAGGATTCCTGGAGGTTTCATGAGAAGAGAAGGGAGACCTCCTGAGAGGGCAACATTAATTGCAAGATTAATTGATCGTCCTATGCGGCCCCTTTTTCCGTCATGGATGAGAGACGAGATACAAATTGTGGCTTCTTGTCTTTCCTTAGATGAAAGAGTTCCTGCAGATGTATTAGCTGTAACTGGTGCCTCTATTGCAACATTGCTTGCCGAGATACCTTTCTTTGGCCCAATGGCAGCAGTAAGAGTTGGGCTTATAGGAGATGATTTTATTTTGAATCCTAGTTATAGAGAAATCGAAAATGGTGATCTTGATTTAGTTGTTGCAGGATCTCCTGATGGGATAGTTATGATTGAAGCAGGGTCAAATCAACTTTCAGAACAAGATACTATTGAGGCTATTGATTTTGGATATGAAGCTGCAACTGAACTTATAAAAGCTCAAGAAGATCTTCTTAAAGAACTTGGAATTAAGCAAGACAAGCCCTCAGAACCAGCAGAGGACAAAACTTTGTCAACATATCTAGAAAAAAACTGCTCAAAACCTATTGATTTAATTCTTAAGAAATTTGATCAGACTAAAGAAGAAAGAGATCTTGAATTAGAAAAAATAAAATTAGATGTTCAAACAAAAATCGAATCTCTAAAAGAAGATAATCAATTAAAAATCTTAACTTCAGAGAACGATAAACTAATTCATTCCGACTTTAAGAAATTAACCAAAAAGTTAATGAGATCCCAAATAATTAATGATGGGAAAAGAGTTGATGGCAGAGCGCTTGATGAAGTTAGAAAAATATCTGCAGCTGCAGGGATACTTCCTAAAAGAGTACACGGTTCAGCGCTATTTCAAAGAGGCTTAACGCAGGTTTTATCTACCACTACTCTTGGTACTCCTAGCGATGCACAAGAAATGGACGATCTTAATCCAAGTACCGAGAAAACATATTTGCATCATTATAATTTCCCATCTTTTTCAGTTGGAGAAACAAGACCTATGAGAACTCCCGGAAGAAGAGAAATTGGCCATGGAGCATTGGCAGAAAGGGCAATATTACCAGTCCTACCAGGTAAAGAGAAATTTCCCTATGTGCTAAGAGTAGTTAGTGAAGTATTAAGCTCAAATGGTTCTACATCTATGGGCTCCGTTTGCGGAAGTACACTTTCATTATTAGATGCTGGAGTGCCTCTGAAAGCTCCTGTTAGCGGTACTGCGATGGGCTTAATTAAAGAAGGCAAAGATATAAGAATCCTTACAGATATTCAAGGGATTGAAGATTTTCTTGGAGATATGGATTTTAAAGTTGCTGGTACCGAGAAAGGTATTACTGCCTTACAGATGGACATGAAAATTACAGGCTTGCCTGTTCCTGTAATTTCAGATGCCATAAAAAAAGCTCGGCCTGCAAGATTGCATATTTTAGAAAAGATGCAAGAAGCTATAGACCAACCTAAAGATTCTTTATCACCTCACGCTCCTCGATTACTTAGCTTTAGGATTGATCCAGAACTTATTGGTACTGTTATAGGCCCAGGAGGAAGGACCATAAAAGGTATTACTGAAAGAACAAATACAAAAATAGATATCGAAGATGGTGGTATTGTTACCATTGCCTCTCATGATGGAGCAGCAGCAGAAGATGCTCAAAAAATCATAGAAGGTTTAACTAGAAAAGTTCATGAAGGTGAGATCTTTTCAGGAGTTGTAACTAGAATTATTCCGATAGGTGCATTTGTTGAAATTCTTCCTGGCAAGGAGGGTATGGTTCATATATCACAGTTATCTGAGGCCAGAGTGGAGAGAGTAGAAGATGTTGTAAGACAGGGAGATGAAGTCACTGTAAGGGTTAGAGAAATTGACAGTAGAGGGCGAATAAATCTAACCCTCAGAGGTGTAGGGCAAAATGGAGGCATGTCTTATCCAGAGCCAACACCAACACCAGTTGCTCCACTTAATTAA